One segment of Triticum aestivum cultivar Chinese Spring chromosome 2A, IWGSC CS RefSeq v2.1, whole genome shotgun sequence DNA contains the following:
- the LOC123185011 gene encoding uncharacterized protein: MIHDFSADLASAPSPTGQHRLSRQVPAMAYVPISSKILLDGMLEKVVLPAATYSARPTEGTCLEVTFTFYPIKIKLGRSPVKVSLSTSQHQDLAEAQDYVAAAAIKYMDAYVGVVPKYYHYDQLRTVEKANVLLGQQLKAMKRDNAFLKQKLKESLGKNKLLSKGWDGSLSTEQTIVNNLNHLVSSRLSPGSTPDDLELNNVLLNVEASYEYLQQYTDEAKVNLQETGVYPYGQE, encoded by the exons ATG ATCCATGATTTCTCTGCCGACCTGGCCAGCGCCCCTTCTCCCACCGGTCAACATCGTCTTTCTCGGCAG GTCCCAGCAATGGCTTATGTTCCAATTTCATCTAAGATTCTGCTTGATGGTATGTTAGAGAAGGTTGTCCTTCCAGCGGCCACCTACTCGGCGCGCCCAACAGAGGGCACGTGTCTGGAGGTCACCTTTACCTTTTACCCAatcaagatcaagctcgggaggtcaCCAGTCAAAGTTTCCCTGTCTACCTCGCAGCACCAGGATCTAGCAGAAGCTCAGGATTATGTGGCTGCTGCAGCAATTAAGTACATGGATGCTTACGTGGGCGTGGTTCCAAAATATTACCATTATGATCAACTAAGGACTGTGGAAAAGGCAAATGTACTATTGGGTCAGCAGCTTAAGGCAATGAAGAGGGACAATGCATTTCTAAAACAAAAGCTGAAAGAGAGCCTTGGCAAAAACAAGCTCCTGAGCAAAGGATGGGATGGATCCTTGAGCACGGAACAGACCATCGTCAACAACCTTAACCATCTGGTCAGCAGCAGGCTAAGCCCAGGGTCTACTCCAGATGACCTGGAGCTCAATAATGTTCTTCTCAATGTAGAGGCCAGCTATGAATACCTTCAGCAGTACACTGATGAGGCCAAGGTTAACCTTCAAGAAACTGGTGTCTATCCTTATGGCCAGGAGTAG